The following is a genomic window from Plasmodium knowlesi strain H genome assembly, chromosome: 1.
ATCAGGATTCAGTGTTAGAGTGAATACAGGATAATGTTTTAGGTTTAATTTGTGTAGAGtatagttttagggtttagggtttagagtttagggttcagcgtTTAGGATATCTGAATTAAGGATTTTGCGatatacttttttataattaatttGTTATGCGGAATACATGTATGTCCTGTTTCTTAATGATTCCTTTATATGGGATGGGGGAAGTGCACTAGATGGGctgaggaggatgaaaaatatataaaaatgagaaaaatatgtgcGGGGATTTGTTGGAGTGCATTAgaggaaaatggaagaatagGATTAGCAGaatataaagaagaataaagaataaagaagaataatgagtaaagaagaataaagagtaaagaagtataaagagtaaagaagaataaagagtaaagaagaataatgagtaaagaagaataatgagtaaagaagaataaagagtaaagaataataaagagtaaagaagtataaagagtaaagaagaataaagagtaaagaagaataaagagtaaagaagaataatgagtaaagaagaataatgagtaaagaagaataaaaagtaaagaaaaataaggagtaaagaagaataaagaataaagaataaagagtaaggacgaataaagaataaagaagaataaagaataaagaagaataaagaataaagaagaataaagaataaagaagaataaagaataaagaataaagaagaataaagaataaagaggaataaaaagtgaagagaaataaagagtaaagaagaataaagaataaagaggaataaaaagtgaagaagtaTAAGGCGTGTACAGAAATAAATTGTAAGGTATAGAATTAGTTGTGTTGCTTAGAAATTAACGCTtagaggaataaaataaaaaaagaagaaaagaaggaatgaagtaggaatggaaaaaaaaaaagaggaaaaagaaaatacccCCCCAAGTgtgaaaccttccttttataTGTCATTATGAAATGAATATCAGTTCCTACATGTATTTCTATGTAATTTGGAACTTCTGAAAATAACTTGTCaggattgttttttttttcttttcatatataaatttttttgtatacctATGGAAATATATCAAATGAATCATGACGACGGCGAATGGAATATTAACGGTAAgctctattttattttaaaaaagagggggtTATATTTCAGTAATATTatcttcatatatatatatatatatatactatacACAATATAATAAAGTAGAAATGagaagtatatatgtatgcatgcatttatacatgtatacatatgtatatatgtattggtatatatgtatgtatgttccatttattttatatttttgattTAGGAGGGATGTGTGAATAAATTACCTTCAAGGCAAATGTATAAGAAGTTGGAGGGGGATGGTCAAGGTAAATGTGATGAAGAATGGGATGACGCAAAGAAAGTGAGGATGCAGCTGAAATCGTACAACATACCAGAAAATGCTTGTAGTAAAATTATGAGTACACTATGTTATATAGAAAGGTTAAGGAGGAGCAGCAGCGATAATGGGATTCCAGAGGagtataaatttttttattatcacgTGGGTGACATATTATTGAGAGCAGATAAAGATTCGATGTTCGAGCAATATATGGATAAAGTGAGTAGCATTATAGCGGTGTATGCGAGTGAATTGTCCAAACATTTCTGGACCCCCGATAGTACCGTTAAGGTCGACTTCCCAACACGCAAAACAGTATTCGATTATTACAAAGACAAAAACACTATACAGGATCAACTGAATGGGGGGAAACAGCAGTGTAATGCTAAATATCATGCACACTTAGAAGCCATAGAGAAAGCCTATGAAACTGAGCATGGAAAATGTAGTGGCAACAGAAGCAGTGATTGGTGTACTAAATTTAAAACATATTTCCCAGATTATGAAACTGATGGTAAAGACAGTTTAGACTTAAAATGTGAGCAGGTGGATAATGGAAGTTCCCTCTCAAGTAGCGACTGTGCGCTGGACATTAAAAATACGAAAGAGAATGAGGGGGCTACTATTACATATCGCACGGAAGAAACACCTGCCCCGGAACTCGATTCCACATCCAGTTCAACAAGTTCCTCACATCAACCTTTCTCTTTTAATAACTTCTTTTCTAATGAAAACAATATGGTTACATTGTCTTCTGCTATGGCTGGAACAGTTGCAATTCCATTAATTGGTTCCCTTCTATATAAAGTACAACAATTATAATAATAGAAATAaccattacacatatatatacatatacatatatacatatatatacatatatatacatatatacttatatatacatatacatatacacatatatatacatatatatacatatatacttatatatacatatacatatacacatatatatacatatatatacatatatacttatatatacatatacatatacacatatatatacatataagtacatatacatatatatatacacatacatatgtatatgtatatgtgtatatatatatgtccttttttttttttttttttttttttttttttttttttcagtatactgatatatttgatggaataaaaaactcCCTCTTTGGTGGCAGCAATAATACAGGAGGAAGGAGTAGGGGAAGAAGATCTACTTTTCAACACAATGATCAACATTTTGACGGCTTGGATTCTTCTACAATGGGAGACGATTCTTCCACCTTAGGTGGTAGCTCCACCGATATTTCTACCATctataatgatgatgatggaggACGACGTCGACCAAccggaagaggaagaacacAGGCAGGAATAAATAATGGAAGACCAGGAAATATACGTTATTATGCTACataatattccttttccttttttttccttttcttttctttttaatcttttttttttttttttttttccttctttttttttttttttttttttcctttttttttttttttttttttttttttttaattcttaaactttttttttctctttaatataatgaattaattaaattacatttttttctttttttttggtatgttgaattattaattttttttttttttttgcaatatttCAATTaatgttttctcttttatttcttttttttttctccctgtgtTGATACACACCGCAAGGTtctcaaaaaagaaaacaaaaaaagaaaaaaagaaagaaagaagaaaaggaaaaaaaaatatacgtaAGATAGTTCCACCATGTTTGAGCGTTGTAACACACATTCTTATAAAATTTGTGTCCTTATATTCCCTCCTTCCCTGGGGGAGGGTCCTATTGTTCGCGCagtttcccctcccccccctttttaaggaAATTGAAGATaagcaaagaaaaatttacaacaggaggtgaaaaaggaaaaaaaaaaaaataaaaaaaaaacgaagtcATTGTTGCAGCTACCCTCACCGTTGGGTTATTTACCTTCTGTCTGCTCCCCCTCACTACATTCCAAACATTTCAGTGCTCATCGctgttttcccccttttgagtCTGCTCGTCCGTTCGGTCGAATTCTTAGATCCCTCATCTTTGATATTCATATTGCTTGAAAAAGTTGTTTGCAGGACTTTTACGTGTTTTCCCAGTTTTACCACGAATAATCTACATCCCTAAGAGGGATGCCCCCATGTTATGAGGGGAGGGGTACCTTATCCAGGGATGGTGTACCCCCGCCCCCGACATATTTAATATGCCTGTTCCCTTATACTTTTCCCTAGCGCTTTAAGAGGGGACGTTcaggaagacgaaaaaaaggcaacattcaaaaatgaatatattatCTACAAAATTCTATTGAAATcaagtttttcaaaaaaaaaaaaaaattacaaaaacatacggtactaaaaaaaaaaaaaaaaaaaaaaggttatattGTGGTGAGTGGGTGTAAAATACAGTTGGTAAatcttcacaaaaaaaaaaaaaaaaaaattgaaattgcCTAGGCCACAAACCTGTGGCATAAGCACAAAAGGatgcgggaaaaaaaaaaagaggtctCGATTGGGTGTGAGCCGCAAATGAGCGATCACGACGTAGTCCTGGGCAGTCCGTtcgaatttaaaaaattaaaaacaagtgggaaatatttaaaaaaaaaggggcaaccGTTCTGCGAAGATGTGCGGAGGGAAGGTACGTTCTTCATGAGGAATACACTCGCTTCCTCCATGTCATATTTGCTCCCGCGGAATGGTCAGgcgaaaattttgttttccaaaatttcGGAGACGCTAGTATACTGATCGTCGAGGTCAAGCGATAAAGACCGCCTCAAAATCTCAATCAGGTAAATATTTTTGGCATTGATTCTGATCTGATTAAAATCTATTTTGATGTTTTGCAGTTTCTCAATTTCCTTCAAATTATTGTCCAGGAGGCAactatttttgcaaaaataaatattattattcattAGGTGTACATCCATTAATTTCACAAAATAAGTGCAGGTTACGTTATGgaacaggaaggaaaaaggaattactatgtccttattttttttaataacttCATTTTGCCATCTGCTGAGACTTTTCCCTTCAAATaggtaaggaaaatttttaaaaagaattaaaaaaattgtaactcCAATGCTATATATGTCTGTCTTTATGCTATATATTCCCTTCAAGCAGTACGGAGACATGTACTCCTTCGTCCCAACAATCAGATCGTTCCAAATTACTTTGTCCCCTTCGTTAATGAATGTTTTCTCCGTGTTGTCTGTGCATGCAGATAGAAATCCATTCTCTATCTGACTTATATAATTGTAATTAAGGGAGGCTGTTCTCTTGCTGTTCCTGTGTACCATTATATAACTATCGGAGTAGGGAGGGTACATGATACAATTTTTCCGCTCTTCATTATTCCTCACAAATTTGTTAATGTACGTGTTATTCGAGTAGAAGTTATTCGTTAGGAATTGGCTTCTGCGTAGAacatctcccccccctttcgcATCGTCCTCCCTCGTGATATATTCGCAGTTGTATGAGTGCTTTGGGAGAGCTTCGTTCACTTGCACGGAATTGGCGTGTACGCTGTTTTGGGCAAAGCTAGGATTGGTCAAGATACGATTGGTGCAGTTCCCATTAGTGACATCCACTTTGGTGGCCCCTTCCTCCCTATCGCAGCTACCCAAATTATTCTCGTCCAACCCCTCCTTTGTGTCGCTGCCATACAGGTAGTTGCCCCTCCCCACAGATACATCAAGCTCCCCATACATGTAAACACACATATCAAAATCAATTATCACAACCTTTTCGAAATCCTTGTCCTTGAACATGAGGTTGTCCAGCTTAATATCTCTGTGAATGATTGAATTTGCATGCAGAGCGTTAATTCCGTTCAATAGTTGGGAAATAATATCCTTCGCCTTCTCGAAAGgaatttcttctttggaTACATATTCGACGAGGTCTGTCCCTTCACATAATTCCATGACAATGAAAAAGTGAGAAGGACTCTCCAGTACATCATAAATCTTCACtacattatcattattaATCTTCTGTACAATTCTGTAAATACTTAAATATGTACTATAGCTCATAATAGACAGTTGCTTTTCCTTGTTCACACTTTTGATGGCTACGTATCTTCTGTTGTTCGTGTCAAAGCACTTGTACACAAAATTGGAGCAGTTATCTTTTATCAGCTTTACCATTTTGAAGTTCTTCCAAATATGTTCGCAACTTCTTAGGCACTCCACAAATTTATTTCCTATGTGCAAGACACAGTTTAGATCGTTCCGATTTATCGCACTTTTGTTCCTATTTCTATAATCCCATTCTTTATCCGAATGATcaatccttttttcttcctctttgggAGTATCGTAACTTTCCTTGTTCGTTTCACTCTTTTTGACCATCCAGTAAGGGTCCTTCTCCCTGTAGCCATATATTCCGTGACTACCTTCTTTCGTTCTTCTCTTGCCTTTCATTAGATTATCGGAGTTTACTCCAAATGACTTATGAGAATTGACCCATTCTTCGTGACTATCATATTCAGGGAGAGTTGTCTCCCCTTCCACTTCGCTTGCTTCTTCCGTCTGCTCACTCTTAACGTTCTCCTGGAAATACGATTGCCACATTTTTGTTCGTCTCCCCCGAtgatttctattttttcttagattgcacattttgtaattatttttcctgctgtgcatttttttaacaggGGCTTTACCTTTACATTTGAGACACACAATGGACCATTTAACTTTTTGTTTTGCTCTACACATGCTTCTGCGCATTGTTCTGCTTTTGAGGGAATAGGCCAACTCAACGGTGCTATATATTCTGTCCCATTTGGTTAATTCTGTTCCACTGTGCGTGCTCATGGAGCCCCTTTCGGGCTTCGCTCCTTGTTGATTTCTATCTGCGCTCATATCATTAGAAGATTTAGAGTTTCGAGTTATCTTTTCCTCCCGTATACTTTTTATCCTACCAATAGAAAAGGGGTCTCCCCCAGATTTTTCGCCAAAATGAGTTCCCACATTACTTTCCCTGACAATCGGCACATCTTCTTTATCAGCACGATATCCGTTGTGGCCCCCCTTAAAGGACTGACTCCCCTTTTTGCTCTTCCCTACAGTGCCTTTGGTTTGTACCCTATTTAGATTATTCCTTCTGTGCAATGTTACATCAGTTGTGATAACAGTCCCCCCATGGCACTTCTTATCCGTTCTACCAATTCGCACTACAGATTTTCCCATCCTGTTCATAATGCAAAGAAGGGAGCTATCCACAAGGTTGATATATCTTTGACATAATTGAATTATATTCTTTATGTATTTATTCCTGCCAATTCTATTTTCCATAATTCTAATAACCTTTGTGCGATGGAAAAACCCCATGTTCCCCCGATCAACAAATCTTTTTTgtctaattttttccatttctagCATGTGAACAATTCCCACACTTCGCTTAACCAGTTTGATGAACAGTACTCGTGATCTTCTTTTACGAGTTTCCAAAATGGGATCATTATAGATGCATTTCCTTCTACTTATTCTGCTTATTTCCCTCTTATACAGATGGTGTAGTTCCGTCCACATGGGTGTAACGTCCAGTGGACCACCTTCCCATTTACTAATCTGTTGTATCAAATTAATGGCCCTCTGATTCTTCCTCTGTGACAGGAAGAAGCGCACAAAAGAAATAACCCtcatgatatttttttttatcttttcaaTTCGGTACTGAGCCACAAATGTGAGGTAATGCCTATCGAGTGAGTAGTTCGCACTTATATCTTTCCGCCTGATCAATGTCCTGTGACAAGGGGAAGACTTTCTACTTCCTTCACACACATGCAGGAGCATACACGAATATTGCGCttctttcttcaaatttcGACTGCGCTGATCGATGTGATGATTTACTCGGAGGGTGTTCCTTCCGATGTAACCCCTCGTATCTGTTCTTTCCTCTAAGACCTTGTTGCCACATCTTCCATTTAGACAAAAACTATGATCGCAGCTGATGTTACAAATGGGAAAGCAGCGAAAGTGGCAAGACTCATCCGCCTTAGGCTCCACCGTCGTGGTATTATCACTGGCCTTAATATCTTCCTTTGATGGTGTTTGTTCTAATGCAGGTAACACCTGCTCCTCTGGATCAGCTTCGAGGAAACTACTTCTGCTATTTGTGCTATTCGAATGAGTTCCATTCACAGCATCTCCTTCCCCCGCTCTCCCTTTGCGCAGAAGGGTATTGCGACTCCCCGtgtacttcttccttttcctttttcctttaactattttaagaaaataattacacATAAAGCATTTATGTATCTTCATGTTATggtgtaataattttttttctttttatcaagTTCTGAACAATTCGTGTGAAAAGTGCTAGGAACTCTGTTCTTCATAATCCTAAGGTTGAGATGAGTCCATTTTGGGGGCAGGGGGGTTAAGTTGTCCTACACTGATAAATGCAGACAAAAGCagcgaaaaaaaactagGGCAAAAAcggaagtaaaaaagagtACCTAACTCTAAATTTAAATGCAAATGGGAGCTTAAACGGAATGGCAAAATACATACAACTAGGGAATCACATCAAaaaacaaagcaaaaagaaaatgttaatGATCATACGGAATGAGctactactttttttttgttacttttCCTCTACAGGGCTGTAGCAACCTGAAAGGTTTCACCCGGCGGATTCGCTGATGGTGATGTGTATATGTCGTGCGCTCGTTCCGTCTCTCTCTCAATTACATTGCATTTCACTCTCTCTGTCTCTCTGTGCTTGCTTGTTTGCTTGTTTGCTTGTTCGTTTGCGTGCTCCGTGCTGATCAAATGAGTACGTATGAATGTACATGCGCGCGGTAGAATGGCAAActaacaaaaatgtaaagctAGCAATATTGTAAAAATGCAACACGACAGAATGAGCAAGCAGCCAAACTGCACGTTCGAATGGAAATGTCTTTTTCTCTGGATGTGAATGAGAGTAATTCACCGTTTGAGGAATACAGTAAAATAGCGAGGTCTCCGCTCTGCATCACTCGGTGCACACCCTACGGGCTACGTATCCTCCGTTGCAGTGTAGCGCCTTTTCCttcgtttcttttttgggttatttatttttatgataa
Proteins encoded in this region:
- a CDS encoding KIR protein; translated protein: MTTANGILTEGCVNKLPSRQMYKKLEGDGQGKCDEEWDDAKKVRMQLKSYNIPENACSKIMSTLCYIERLRRSSSDNGIPEEYKFFYYHVGDILLRADKDSMFEQYMDKVSSIIAVYASELSKHFWTPDSTVKVDFPTRKTVFDYYKDKNTIQDQLNGGKQQCNAKYHAHLEAIEKAYETEHGKCSGNRSSDWCTKFKTYFPDYETDGKDSLDLKCEQVDNGSSLSSSDCALDIKNTKENEGATITYRTEETPAPELDSTSSSTSSSHQPFSFNNFFSNENNMVTLSSAMAGTVAIPLIGSLLYKYTDIFDGIKNSLFGGSNNTGGRSRGRRSTFQHNDQHFDGLDSSTMGDDSSTLGGSSTDISTIYNDDDGGRRRPTGRGRTQAGINNGRPGNIRYYAT
- a CDS encoding calcium-dependent protein kinase 3, putative, which codes for MKIHKCFMCNYFLKIVKGKRKRKKYTGSRNTLLRKGRAGEGDAVNGTHSNSTNSRSSFLEADPEEQVLPALEQTPSKEDIKASDNTTTVEPKADESCHFRCFPICNISCDHSFCLNGRCGNKVLEERTDTRGYIGRNTLRVNHHIDQRSRNLKKEAQYSCMLLHVCEGSRKSSPCHRTLIRRKDISANYSLDRHYLTFVAQYRIEKIKKNIMRVISFVRFFLSQRKNQRAINLIQQISKWEGGPLDVTPMWTELHHLYKREISRISRRKCIYNDPILETRKRRSRVLFIKLVKRSVGIVHMLEMEKIRQKRFVDRGNMGFFHRTKVIRIMENRIGRNKYIKNIIQLCQRYINLVDSSLLCIMNRMGKSVVRIGRTDKKCHGGTVITTDVTLHRRNNLNRVQTKGTVGKSKKGSQSFKGGHNGYRADKEDVPIVRESNVGTHFGEKSGGDPFSIGRIKSIREEKITRNSKSSNDMSADRNQQGAKPERGSMSTHSGTELTKWDRIYSTVELAYSLKSRTMRRSMCRAKQKVKWSIVCLKCKGKAPVKKMHSRKNNYKMCNLRKNRNHRGRRTKMWQSYFQENVKSEQTEEASEVEGETTLPEYDSHEEWVNSHKSFGVNSDNLMKGKRRTKEGSHGIYGYREKDPYWMVKKSETNKESYDTPKEEEKRIDHSDKEWDYRNRNKSAINRNDLNCVLHIGNKFVECLRSCEHIWKNFKMVKLIKDNCSNFVYKCFDTNNRRYVAIKSVNKEKQLSIMSYSTYLSIYRIVQKINNDNVVKIYDVLESPSHFFIVMELCEGTDLVEYVSKEEIPFEKAKDIISQLLNGINALHANSIIHRDIKLDNLMFKDKDFEKVVIIDFDMCVYMYGELDVSVGRGNYLYGSDTKEGLDENNLGSCDREEGATKVDVTNGNCTNRILTNPSFAQNSVHANSVQVNEALPKHSYNCEYITREDDAKGGGDVLRRSQFLTNNFYSNNTYINKFVRNNEERKNCIMYPPYSDSYIMVHRNSKRTASLNYNYISQIENGFLSACTDNTEKTFINEGDKVIWNDLIVGTKEYMSPYCLKGIYSIKTDIYSIGVTIFLILFKNFPYLFEGKSLSRWQNEVIKKNKDIVIPFSFLFHNVTCTYFVKLMDVHLMNNNIYFCKNSCLLDNNLKEIEKLQNIKIDFNQIRINAKNIYLIEILRRSLSLDLDDQYTSVSEILENKIFA